From Manihot esculenta cultivar AM560-2 chromosome 18, M.esculenta_v8, whole genome shotgun sequence:
TTTGTacatattcaaatttcaaattgatTAGTATGATGTTTGCATATCAGGGCAGCTGCATATACTCAGATCCAGAAAAACGATGAAGCAATCAGAGACTGTCTTAAATCCATTGAAATTGACCCAAATTACAGTAAGGCATACAGTCGTCTTGGACTAGCATATTATGCACAAGGGAACTACAGAGATGCTATTGAAAAAGGATTTAGGAAAGGTTGGTGACATTGATGCTTAAGAATCCTTGGTACTGCAAACTATTGATTTTTTACTTGACTTGAAACTTTGGATTTTAGTTAATTCAAGTTAAAGCTAAGATGGACAATGTACATACTGGGTGCACAGCTTATATGTGGACTTTAAAAGTTACTATTATGTATGATATCATAGAATATGGCGGAAAATTTATCAGACTAGTGATTCTATTTAGGAATGTTGTTGAAGTTCATTACCTTTAACTTTACCATGCAATACATTAAATAATCTGATATCCTATTTCACATATCCTTCTCTTCAGCATTACTGCTAGATCCTCATAATGAATCAGTCAAAGAAAATATTCAGGTTTAATTCCTTGCTCCAGgcttctttattttctctttctattcctcctattctttaatttttaatgtcaCTTATTGCCCTTGAAACATAGGTCGCTGAGCAAAAATTGAAAGAAGAGCAGAAACGGGCAGGACGGGATCaggtatatatatatgcatgtaAATAGTCCATTTGAGAATTCGCTTGTTAGGTCAGTATAACTGTGAGAACAATTCTTTAGTAATTAATAGAGAAGTCAATACTAGCTACTAGCTCAAATCAATAGCTTACACTAACaagtaaaatttttttgttatgGAAATCCCTCACTTGTCGGTGGAAAACTGTGGACAAGTTTAAAATTCAGCTTCAGTCGTCATAGTATTCTGAATCTTTTGCTTTGTCTGTAAACCTATCGTCAATCCACACTGTGCAGAATATGAATTCATCCAGCCGTGATAGTCAAGAATTTAATAGCCAGATACCCATGTTTACATCAATGCCATTCAACAGTAATGCCATTCCTGCTGATTTTGCGAACATGTTGCGAAACATGGCGACTCAAGTATACCCAGGGGAGCACCCTCAAGGCAGGCAAGGAGAAGATAGGAATGTTAGTGGATCTGGTGAACCAGAAATAAGAGTAGGTGGAAACAtcaatatgaatcttggagaaaACATTCCAGAAGAACTAAGAGGGGCATTGAGATCCATGATGGGAATGTTCTCAGGGGCAGCACCACCATCTCCAACCCAAGGAACTCCTCAAGATACAAATCCAACCGCCGGAAGATCACCCACAAACTAAGTTGTTGCTTCCCAGTGAAAGGTAAAATTCGTTAAACgttgcaagaaagagaataatATTACATAGATAATAGTGGTTTCTTACGTGAGTTTTTGCTTTTTGGAAACCTAATAAAATTTGTGGGTTATTGTACACATTGTAGAGTGGTATATTTGAAGGAGGGTGGAAGCATTGCAGAAGGTTTTTCACCATTGAAATGGGATTGGTACAGTGGGGTCTACCGAACaatacaaacaaacaaacaatgTGAAAACTGAATGTTTACAAAGTTGTTCAATATTGCCTTTTATCATTTGTCACGTATATGCCTTTTTTCTTTAATACTTTGAATTGAAATTACGTGGTAAAGCATGGGTTAAATTTGTCACTaatggtaaaaaatattaaattttatttttcgatatcatctgaaaatatttttaaattattattaaaatattaaatatattcaaCTTTTAGGTTTTGATGAGAAATGATTTTAaggataaatttaaataaagaataaaatttaatattttttattttttaaagttggccatgaaattttaaatttaaaaaaatatgcacTATTCCGAACTTTTTCCTTTAATGCTATTCTGGGCGAAGAAAAAAGCGCATGACAATAAGATCCTCAAAAGGGCTAATATGTGTTTTTGTAATATCACAATGATTGTCAAAagctatttttaattaaatgtttaaactaattaatttttaaaataatttatcaagCAATGTTTCTACTTATTTTAAGATGAATTTACAGTTAAAAGTATATTGTAAATTAaacatcaaatattaaattaaacacCTACTCAATCTTGAAATTGCATTAGCACCTTTTAAGTTTTATTCTAGCATTTACAATTGAACAAATTAAATAACtttatttgcttttctttttgtCCTATCAAACCTAACCATTATTTAATACATCATTTATGTCAAGCATAAATctttaaaaagataaataattatgaatccaacaagaaaaataaaaattctgatttttttttttataattgagaTATAATCATTAAAGAGACAAGTATAAATTTTTTGAGGCAACTTGACTTTTTATTCCTACAaaataattgttttttaatAGAAACAAAATGAAGTCACCCACTCAACGTATGCATcatgaaaaaagaaattgtttaAACAATGCAATTTTTAGAATAATCCTTTCCACACTTCTTTCacgctttatttatttatgttttttgCTCAAACAATGCTATTTTTTACAAACAAATTTCATATGTGGTCCCACTCAAAACCAAATCCTCACAACAAAACAAAATTGACGGATACGATTGGAACAGCAAAGTTCAGCAACTGTTCAGTTGCCATCTGGACCGCCAACACCACATCATCACTCTCCGTCACTCGATTGGACGGCTGAGATCTAACCAAAACTCACGGTGAACTCTACGTGTATGGCCCACTAACAGCCAATTGTTTTGCGCGTGACGAgaaccccaaaaaaaaaaaaaaaaaaaaaaaaaacagaaaccaCTGAAAAGGAGTTGAAGTTCCTGAAACTCCAACTTCTGTACTCTCGATCTCTCCGCCTGCCACTCCAACTTCACTCTTTAACCCTACCGCTTAATCCTCAAGAGAAATTTTCTCTTTATGTTTCGATCCTATTCAATGCCTTTTCCCTGATTCTTGATTTTCTTTCTAGCTTCAGGATCCTTGGCTGAGAAAAAAACTAAGGTagatctttttgtttttttttggtGGTGATCTCGTGTTCTCATGTTGAACTAACTAGATCTTTGTTGTTTACGGATTTCATTGCTAGATTTTTCAGGGATTATCTAATTGTCGAAGCATGAGTGCTTATATAGTTGGCGTTATCGTTCCTCTTGCCGTCACTCTTTTCTTCCGGAATTCCAAGAGAAGTGCGAAGAAACGTGGCGTGCCGGTCGATGTGGGAGCTGAACCTGGGTATGCTATTCGGAACGCTAGGTTTCCAACTCAGTTAGAAACTGCTTGGGAGGGCGTCTTTACCCTTGCTGCGCTTTTTGAGTTTGCCTGTAAGAGCCACGGAGATAAATTCTTGCTAGGAACACGTAGGTTGATCGCGAGGGAGAACGAAGTGACCCCGGATGGGAGGACTTTTGAAAAGGTTCATTTGGGCGAGTACGAGTGGCTCACTTATGACAAGGTGTTTGAAAAAGTTTGTAACTTTGCTTCTGGGTTGGCTCATATTGGGCATGGAAGGGAAGAACGCGTTGCCATATTTGCTGATACCAGAGCAGAATGGTTTATTTCCCTGCAGGTGCTTATTTATAAACATTGTCCCTGTTTAGCCCCGTCTTCTGGAAAGTGTATTATGAGATTGTTCTAGTTATGCAGCTagagggagaaaaaaaaattctacttTTTTAGATTTCAGTTAATGCTTTTTATTGGGCTAAATCTTCTCTACTCCTTTGTGTAATTACGTAAGATGGTTAATGGGTTTTCTTGTCTCAGGGTTGCTTTAGGCGCAATGTTACTGTGGTTACCATCTATGCATCTTTAGGAGAGGATGCTCTGTGTCACTCATTAAACGAggttccctctctctctctctgttgtaATGGTTGTAGTAGAATGACGTCAGGTGAAATGGCCTtctagatggtagatgccttttTTTGCTGCTTCTAtccatgttattattattattattattattattatttattcagtACTCGAGAGAACAAATGTAAATATACTGGCTTTATGCACAATGTTAACGTTTATTGCGTGCATCCTATAATAGTGTAATTTAAGTCCAACATgtgaaatttataatttggGAGGGTAGTGTGCTTCAAACACAGAACTTGCTGCTATGATGCTTCTGTCAATTGGAGCTTTACTGCCTTAGTTCTCTACGGTCAGTTATTTTTCTGAAGCAACATTTTTCAGTTCTTTCTCGTGATATGCTTTAGAGATTGGTGAAGATAAACTTTCAATTTTTACGTGGGAAACTTTCATGTCTAAGTTACATCTGTGATTTTGATATGCTGAGATACAAGTCTACTCTATTACTTTTGACATTTAAAATTCCTTCTTTGGTAATGGCTTCCTAGATAAGGAGAAATAGTAATCTGTATATCTGGTCCATGGTCTGTAAGTTTTTAACTAgtgactatttaaaaaaattagtttggTGATATCTAAAATTGCTGGTCAGTATTATGTTTTGTGAGTTTGATGATTCCCATAAACTGATGCATCCTGCTATTTGGGCATATTTGATGTAAATCTCAATGAATGGCTGCTATTACCATAATTACACTATATTTCCTTCTAATGTGATGTATTATTCATTGTTAATGATATATGTTTTACTTTTCAGACAGAGGTTACAACTGTCATATGCGGGAATAAAGAACTGAAAAAACTTGTGGACATAAGTGGACAACTTCACACAGTGAAACGGTTGATTTGCATGGATGATGAAATTCCTTCTAGTGCATCAGATGAGCAGAGTGGTCGCTGGACAATAACTTCACTTTCTAATGTGGAGAAACTTGGTCAAGAAAACCCTGTTGAACCTGATTTACCTCAATCGACTGATATTGCTGTAATAATGTACACAAGTGGAAGTACTGGGTTGCCTAAGGTTTGGAGCATCTGTTATATGTTATAGATCTACTTTATTATAAGCTTGTGCATGTTCACCTGATTAAAGCCATTGCTTCTCATTGGTTTGTTGTTGAAGGGGAGTAAGTTGGGccattatgtgatttttgaatgTACGGTTGTATGATGTTTCTATAGGTACCACATCCACGTGTTGTGATTTTGGGCTCTACAAACTTATCATTAGATGTTACCATCTTGTTTTCCCAATCCTCCTTCCTGCTCTTGGCTGTTAACTTTCTCGGAAAACTAATTGGTGCAAAAATCTAATGTGGGTGCAAAGAAAGTACTTTTATGTGCTGCATCTTCCCTTTTAATCATCTTCACGAATTGCCATTTAAAGTTATGTTCATTCTGGAGGGACAAACCTGAATTATAGTTTGTTGTTGCCATTTACACAAAGTGTTTCAAATTTCATGAGCTGCTGAAGTGCACATTCCAGTCATTTGCTTTCATCATCTATCAAAGTTAGGTAGTCTTCCTTATGTAGTGCCCTCCCCATCAGCATCTTAGCTGTGCATGTTGATTTTGTGTAAAGTATGTGGTGTGAGGATTGAAGATAAATATctctctttttaaaaaaaaattcaagctaTATTgcaaaatagttttatttttccCTTGAACTTATCTGCTTAGAACCTGTCTACGGCTAATTTggaattttaattagttagtcAAGCTGTATCAGAGTTTACATAATATTTATTTGCTTGCATTCACAACCTTGTACAGGGTGTAATGATGACACATGCAAATGTCCTAGCTGTAGTTTCTTCAGTGAGGACAATTGTTCCTGGTCTAGAGAGCAAGGACGTGTATCTGGCATACCTACCATTGGCTCATATCCTTGAATTAGCTGCTGAGGTATGGAGATATTATTATATAGTTTAATAACAACCGCTGCTTCACATCTACATTCTTTCCCCTTTGAACATTAGAGTGTAATAATCCACACAAGcatgaataaatatatatagttCCCTTATGGCTTCTGCTTCTTTTGACAAATCTCACTACTAATAACGCAGAATATAGTAGCAGGTGTTGGAAGTGCTATAGGATATGGATCCCCTTTGACACTGACTGATACATCAAACAAGATCAAAAAAGGGACAAAGGGGGATGCGTCTGTCCTGAGGCCAACTGTGATGGCAGCTGTCCCAGCAATTCTTGATCGTGTTCGGGACGGAGTGCGCAAGAAGGTTAGGGAATTTTAGAATGCACTCTCTCTCCCTCATATGCGCACTTGTTTACACACACATGCACGCACACACGCATATACGGGTGTGTTCATGTGTGCAAACATATGCATGCAACCATGCAAGAAACGTGTTTTTTGAGTGACAACTTTTATATAGGAACGTGaactattttttttccttttaacacCTCAGGTGGATGCAACAGGTGGCCTAAGTAAGAAACTGTTTGACTTGGCATATGCCCGTCGATTGTCTGCACTGAATGGTAGTTGGTTTGGAGCTTGGGGCCTAGAAATGCTGTTTTGGAACTTCCTTGTGTTTAGAAAGGTTCGAGCAGTTTTGGGAGGTCGTATCCGTTTTTTGCTTTCGGGAGGTGCTCCTCTTTCCGGTGACACTCAAAGATTTATCAACATTTGCCTTGGGTTAGTATGGCCTGTACAAAATTTAGCTGAGGGAAAACTGCTGGAGCTTTCCATGTTATCATGCTGCATTCGTACTTTGATATTTTTATCCATGGCTATTATTCAGGTCAAACCAGGGGAAAATAAACtcgattaaaattataaattaaagctaATAGATGGTTTGCAccatagatttttaaaattatgattctGTAAACTCTTAACTTGCTCATGTCATGCCCTTCACTCACTGTGTATTTATGTGCTTGTGTATCTGCAAATGGAAAATAGCGTAGAGTTGTGAAATTTCATTCATTGTTTTTTTCCAACACCTTTTCCCTGATGGTGTGTCAATTTGGATCTTGAGCACctaactattttatttaaaaattttcaggaTTTAAAAAAGGGTTGGCTTCTTGTAAAGAAGAGCATTTATCAAGTACCTCGGCTTTCAAACTAGTGTTATGTCTTTAAATCTGAAACATAAAGCTATAATTGATGCATGCAACGCACCATTAATTTCTTTGGCAATGTATTGGTTTTCAATGGAGGAGTTTCGACTCTTTCACATTAGAAGGATAGAAGAGATGAGCCAAAAGAATTGACAATTAAAGAGATTCTTCTTAAGTGGTCTTTTATGCTTTACATGGAGGACCTTTTCTAATGCatgcaaagaaaagaaaatataagttGGCTTCTTATTGAGACAAAGCCAAAGCTACTGGAGGTTTTGGAGAAATTGATCCacagttttaaattaaagagaCTCAAAAGATTTTTTGAAATTCCTTAATTACATCATTAAGATGCTAAATTTATGTTCCAATAAACAAGGAAAAAAGCCATGTATACATAAGTAGATAAAATTGTCCCCATTGGTACAATGAATGCAATAAAGGCGAAGAAACCCATGTTTATCTTCCACTTTTCTTTTGGTTTAGTGTTTTTCCTTTTCCCTGCCTCTGAGTAGTGGTGAATATCATACAGGGCTCCAATAGGCCAAGGCTATGGCCTTACTGAGACTTGTGCTGGTGGGACCTTTTCTGAGTTTGATGATACATCTGTTGGTCGAGTTGGTAACCCAGTCCCTTCTTCATTTATTAAGGTGAGAAACACATAAATTCAGTTAAGTCTGCAATTGGCATGACAATTATACCATTTCATATGCTTCTCATTAGgtgtatatatacacataaaATAATCACAATAGGTATTCAAGAGGAGTTTATGTATTTTAATTCCCATAGGTATTCACAAGAGGTATTCAATACTCTTCGCCTTTTAGTCTgtctttttaatttgaaaaagcaATGGGTGAGGAGTAACAGCAGCTGTCCAAATAGTTTTATGGATTCATGTGTCTTTTTTTCCCCATTTATTTCTTTGTTCTAAATTGTTCTTTTGAGTTCAAACTCTTTGGTCTCATCCATGTGATGCCAAGTTTTGAGCCATAGAGGATGGGATGAGGCTACTTAATTACTTGGAACTTTTATAGGTACGGTAAATACTTTATATGCATAGTCTATAGCGTTAGTAGATTTAGCCGAGTGATAGATGCATTATTAGAAAGTTCTGAAAGTATTACGCAGTGGTGTTTGAAGGAGGATTTTTCTGGTGATTGAAGAAGTTTCAGAATGATGTAAAACTTTGCTATTTGCATAATATTCAGTTTTGGTCTTATTAttctgaaatttgaatttttctgAAATGCATATTGTTGCCTAAAGCATTCCTGTCAGTTAATAGCTGTGTATCTCCATCTTCAGTGCTTGAACTTGATGAAGAGAGGGCTCAGCTTCCATTGTAGGGGTTTTGGGTTTTTTTCCCCCTTTCCATTTGGGTATAGCTTTAATTGTGTTTGAGCTTTATGAATCCTCCTTATGACTTGATTTTGTGCATTGTAGATGATAATTCTGATTCTCACATTGCTAATACAATCTCAATTTTATTAGGgaaaaattaatcattttgcAATTGTAATCCTTTCTCTCTATCTTCTATGGCTACCCTATTCTCCCTCTCTCTGAGTCATGTAACATTACTTGATTTAACTTGCAGATTATTAATACTATCAATATGAAGTCTTGTCATGTGATGCTTTCTGCGCAAGATTTTACCTTAGTGGATTATACTTTTGTTTTTGATAACCTTGTATCATAGTTATTGCAATCAGCTTGTAGGATTACATATTTTCAATATTATGTATGCTGATGTTTGTGTATTTATTCCCatgtgtttttatttttcacagttaATAGATTGGCCTGAAGGCGGATATTTAGTTAGTGATTTGCCAATGCCTCGTGGAGAAATAGTCATTGGTGGTCCTAATGTAACAGTTGGCTATTTCAAGAATGAAAAGAAGACAATGGAAGTGTACAAGGTAAAATTTTGAAGTTTCATGGAAGTGTATATTTTGTGTGCCACATGCCTAGGAAAATGTTGTCGTCTGTTGATTATGCCTTTTTCTTCGTGAAAAAAGGTTGATGAGAGAGGAATGAGGTGGTTCTACACGGGTGACATTGGGCGGTTTCATCCTGATGGTTGCCTTGAGATAATTGACCGTAAAAAGGACATTGTCAAACTTCAGCATGGTGAATATGTGTCATTAGGAAAGGTATGAATGTTTGAAGATCGACTGAAACTTTTACCTCGAATTTTCCTTTGGACTAAGGTTTTTCCTACAGGTTGAGGCTGTCCTTAACGTGAGCCCCTATGTTGACAACCTGATGCTGCATGCTGATCCATTTCACAGTTACTGTGTGGCCCTTGTGGTTCCTTCACAACATGCCTTGGAAGAGTGGGCTTCAAAACTGGGAATTGCCTTTTCAGATTTTGCAGACCTGTGTGAGAAACAAGAAACAGTAAAGGAAGTTCAAGCATCCTTCGTCAAGGTATGCTTTCCAATAATCGTTGAGTTCAGCCTTCAGATTTGATTAGGGTACCTGTCAATGCTTGCCG
This genomic window contains:
- the LOC110606154 gene encoding long chain acyl-CoA synthetase 9, chloroplastic, yielding MSAYIVGVIVPLAVTLFFRNSKRSAKKRGVPVDVGAEPGYAIRNARFPTQLETAWEGVFTLAALFEFACKSHGDKFLLGTRRLIARENEVTPDGRTFEKVHLGEYEWLTYDKVFEKVCNFASGLAHIGHGREERVAIFADTRAEWFISLQGCFRRNVTVVTIYASLGEDALCHSLNETEVTTVICGNKELKKLVDISGQLHTVKRLICMDDEIPSSASDEQSGRWTITSLSNVEKLGQENPVEPDLPQSTDIAVIMYTSGSTGLPKGVMMTHANVLAVVSSVRTIVPGLESKDVYLAYLPLAHILELAAENIVAGVGSAIGYGSPLTLTDTSNKIKKGTKGDASVLRPTVMAAVPAILDRVRDGVRKKVDATGGLSKKLFDLAYARRLSALNGSWFGAWGLEMLFWNFLVFRKVRAVLGGRIRFLLSGGAPLSGDTQRFINICLGAPIGQGYGLTETCAGGTFSEFDDTSVGRVGNPVPSSFIKLIDWPEGGYLVSDLPMPRGEIVIGGPNVTVGYFKNEKKTMEVYKVDERGMRWFYTGDIGRFHPDGCLEIIDRKKDIVKLQHGEYVSLGKVEAVLNVSPYVDNLMLHADPFHSYCVALVVPSQHALEEWASKLGIAFSDFADLCEKQETVKEVQASFVKEAKKSRLEKFEIPAKIKLLSNPWTPESGLVTAALKIKREAIRKAFSEELSKLYES